A section of the Pseudomonas sp. FP453 genome encodes:
- a CDS encoding ABC transporter permease: MRLVGCGVLLVLCGVSLLVGAREIDLLALDSDGWLTLTASRLPRLAALVLTGVGLAVCGVILQHILRNKFVEPGTTGGLDAAKLGILVSLGVAPAASAGVRMLFALLCCFAASLVFLAIIRRLRFHHTLLVPVIGLMYGGVLSAIAEFYAYRHNILQSMQGWLLGDFSKVVQGNYEIIYLILPSVALAYLYAQRFTVMGMGEGMASSLGLNYAATAALGLLLVAVTVAATVITIGSIPFVGLVIPNLVALYYGENLSRTLPIVALGGAALLLACDILGRLLIFPFEVPIGLTAGIVGGGLFLALIVWRQR, encoded by the coding sequence ATGCGTCTAGTGGGCTGTGGCGTGTTGCTGGTGCTGTGCGGCGTGTCGCTGCTGGTCGGTGCCCGCGAAATCGACCTGTTGGCACTCGACAGCGATGGCTGGCTGACGCTGACGGCCAGCCGCCTGCCGCGCCTGGCCGCGCTGGTGTTGACCGGCGTCGGCTTGGCGGTGTGCGGGGTGATCTTGCAGCACATCCTGCGCAACAAGTTCGTCGAGCCGGGCACCACCGGCGGCCTGGACGCGGCCAAGCTCGGCATCCTCGTGTCGCTGGGCGTGGCGCCGGCCGCCAGCGCCGGCGTGCGCATGCTGTTTGCGCTGCTGTGTTGCTTCGCCGCGAGCCTGGTGTTCCTGGCGATCATCCGGCGCCTGCGTTTTCACCACACCTTGCTGGTGCCGGTGATCGGCTTGATGTACGGCGGCGTGCTCAGCGCCATCGCCGAGTTCTATGCCTACCGCCACAACATCCTGCAAAGCATGCAGGGCTGGTTGCTGGGGGATTTTTCCAAGGTGGTGCAGGGCAACTACGAGATCATTTACCTGATCCTGCCCAGCGTCGCGCTGGCTTACCTGTATGCGCAGCGCTTCACCGTGATGGGCATGGGCGAGGGCATGGCCAGCAGCCTGGGCCTGAACTACGCGGCCACGGCGGCGCTGGGCCTGTTGCTGGTGGCCGTGACCGTGGCGGCGACGGTGATTACCATCGGTTCGATCCCCTTTGTCGGCCTGGTGATTCCCAACCTGGTGGCCTTGTACTACGGCGAAAACCTCAGCCGCACGCTGCCCATCGTCGCCCTCGGCGGTGCCGCATTGCTGCTGGCCTGCGACATTCTCGGGCGCCTGCTGATCTTCCCGTTCGAAGTGCCGATTGGCCTGACGGCGGGCATCGTCGGCGGCGGCTTGTTCCTGGCATTGATCGTCTGGAGGCAGCGATGA